One window of Marinobacterium aestuarii genomic DNA carries:
- a CDS encoding type II secretion system F family protein, whose protein sequence is MATKQVKLQTFVWQGRDKSGNVTKGKLDAANVATARAQLRRQGITPKKVGKESISIFSNRSKAIKPLDIAFFTRQMATMLKSGVPLLQSLEIVAGGSEKDKMKKMLYDIRNDVSGGSDFSTALSKFPIFFDDLYCNLVKAGEQSGALDAMLDRIATYKEKIEALKAKIRKAMTYPIAVVVVGIIVTAILLVKVVPVFEELFTSFGADLPAFTRFVVTLSEAAQKWWFVVLLGIALFGYLFQSTHRKSQKFRDFIDRAILKIPVLGKILHKAAIARFARTLATTFSAGVPLVEALDSAAGAVGNVVYRNAIIQIRNGVSTGQSLKNAIEMTGIFPNMTIQMIGIGEEAGSLEMMLDKVAEFYEREVDDAVDSLSSLMEPMIMVVLGTLVGGLVIAMYLPIFQLGNVVG, encoded by the coding sequence ATGGCCACAAAACAAGTCAAACTGCAGACATTTGTCTGGCAGGGGCGAGACAAGAGCGGCAACGTTACCAAAGGCAAGCTCGATGCTGCCAATGTCGCCACCGCACGGGCCCAATTGCGTCGCCAGGGCATTACGCCCAAAAAGGTTGGCAAAGAAAGCATTTCCATATTCAGCAACCGCAGTAAAGCCATCAAACCGCTGGATATTGCGTTCTTTACACGCCAGATGGCCACCATGCTGAAATCCGGCGTGCCGCTGCTGCAGTCCCTGGAGATTGTCGCCGGTGGCTCTGAAAAAGACAAAATGAAAAAAATGCTCTATGACATTCGCAATGATGTCAGTGGCGGCTCGGACTTCTCCACCGCGCTCTCCAAGTTTCCGATATTCTTTGATGACCTCTACTGCAACCTGGTCAAGGCCGGTGAGCAATCCGGCGCCCTGGATGCCATGCTGGATCGCATTGCCACCTACAAGGAAAAAATCGAAGCCCTCAAAGCCAAGATCCGCAAAGCCATGACCTATCCGATAGCGGTCGTGGTGGTTGGTATTATTGTCACCGCCATACTGCTGGTTAAGGTGGTGCCTGTATTTGAAGAGCTGTTCACCAGCTTTGGCGCCGACCTGCCCGCTTTTACCCGTTTTGTCGTCACACTGTCGGAGGCGGCGCAGAAGTGGTGGTTTGTGGTTCTGCTGGGAATTGCTCTCTTTGGTTACCTGTTCCAGAGCACGCACCGAAAATCACAGAAATTTCGTGATTTTATCGACCGTGCTATCTTGAAGATCCCAGTACTTGGCAAGATATTGCACAAGGCGGCTATCGCCCGCTTCGCCCGCACCCTGGCAACCACCTTCTCCGCCGGTGTACCTCTGGTTGAGGCGCTCGACTCGGCCGCAGGCGCCGTTGGCAACGTGGTCTATCGCAACGCCATCATCCAGATTCGTAACGGTGTCTCCACCGGCCAATCCCTGAAAAATGCCATAGAGATGACCGGTATCTTCCCCAATATGACCATTCAGATGATCGGCATCGGTGAAGAAGCGGGCTCCCTTGAGATGATGCTCGACAAGGTCGCTGAATTTTACGAGCGGGAGGTGGATGATGCGGTAGACTCGCTCTCCAGCCTGATGGAACCCATGATCATGGTCGTGCTGGGCACCCTGGTGGGCGGCCTGGTTATTGCGATGTATCTGCCCATATTCCAGCTGGGTAATGTTGTCGGTTAA
- a CDS encoding prepilin peptidase, producing the protein MQIELFNTQGLELTLLGVTLAFVFSLLVGSFLNVVIHRLPLMMEREWQAMAAGADCSAEETSASSFNLATPASRCPHCQHHIRWYENIPLISYMALLGKCSACSAPISLRYPVVELLTALISTFVLWHFGFNSVGYSLVALSWALITLTFIDIDHQLLPDRITLPLIWLGLILNSFTLFTTLESALWGAVIGYLALWSIYWLFKLMTGKEGMGYGDFKLLAALGAWCGVEQLPLIILMSSVVGILLAIVLMLLRKHQMANPLPFGPYLAIAGWVAIIWGRPITEAYLQLFRL; encoded by the coding sequence ATGCAGATTGAGTTATTCAATACACAGGGCCTGGAGCTTACGCTTCTCGGGGTCACACTGGCGTTTGTATTTTCACTGCTGGTCGGCAGTTTCCTTAATGTCGTTATCCATCGCCTGCCCCTGATGATGGAGCGTGAATGGCAGGCCATGGCGGCAGGCGCCGACTGTAGCGCCGAGGAAACGAGCGCTAGCAGCTTTAATCTGGCGACTCCCGCATCCCGCTGCCCCCACTGCCAGCACCATATCCGCTGGTATGAAAATATTCCACTGATCAGCTATATGGCGCTGCTGGGCAAATGCTCCGCCTGCTCGGCGCCGATCTCGCTACGTTACCCGGTGGTCGAACTGCTAACCGCCCTGATCAGCACCTTTGTGCTCTGGCACTTCGGCTTTAATTCCGTCGGCTACAGTCTGGTGGCACTGAGCTGGGCCCTGATCACTCTGACGTTTATCGATATTGACCACCAGTTGCTGCCGGACCGCATCACCCTGCCACTCATCTGGCTGGGGCTGATCCTCAACAGCTTTACACTCTTCACAACACTGGAATCGGCCCTCTGGGGCGCGGTGATTGGCTACCTCGCGCTCTGGTCTATCTACTGGCTGTTCAAGCTCATGACCGGCAAGGAAGGCATGGGCTATGGCGACTTCAAGCTGCTGGCGGCACTCGGCGCCTGGTGCGGCGTGGAACAGCTGCCACTGATTATTCTGATGTCCTCGGTAGTAGGCATCCTGCTGGCCATAGTGCTGATGCTGCTGCGCAAGCACCAGATGGCCAACCCATTGCCCTTTGGCCCCTACCTCGCGATTGCCGGCTGGGTCGCCATCATCTGGGGCCGCCCTATCACCGAAGCCTACCTGCAACTATTCAGGCTCTAA
- the coaE gene encoding dephospho-CoA kinase (Dephospho-CoA kinase (CoaE) performs the final step in coenzyme A biosynthesis.), with product MFVAGLTGGIGSGKSAVARLIQEQGIVAVDADQVARDLVAPGEPALAQIAERFGADILQPDGALDRAGLRQIVFATPEARLWLEALLHPLIRQRILASLQEATSAYSLLVSPLLLETDQHRLVDYVVVVDVPEETQLQRTIERDQNSTDQVRRIMAAQMDRQARLARADSIIDNSGNLQSLRAATLQLHKTLLQRAQDARDS from the coding sequence ATGTTCGTTGCAGGCCTGACCGGCGGCATTGGCAGCGGCAAAAGCGCTGTCGCCAGGCTGATTCAAGAACAGGGTATTGTGGCGGTTGATGCCGACCAGGTAGCACGGGATCTTGTAGCACCGGGCGAGCCTGCACTGGCGCAGATCGCAGAACGATTTGGCGCCGACATATTGCAGCCCGACGGTGCACTGGATCGCGCCGGCCTGCGTCAGATCGTTTTTGCCACACCGGAAGCACGTCTCTGGCTCGAAGCGCTGCTCCACCCGCTGATTCGCCAGCGCATTCTGGCATCACTGCAGGAGGCAACATCCGCCTACAGCCTGCTGGTGTCGCCACTGCTGCTGGAGACCGACCAGCACAGGCTGGTGGATTACGTCGTAGTGGTGGATGTACCCGAAGAAACCCAGCTGCAGCGGACCATCGAGCGGGATCAAAACAGTACGGATCAGGTGAGACGTATCATGGCGGCGCAAATGGATCGCCAGGCAAGGCTTGCCAGAGCCGACAGCATCATCGACAATTCAGGCAACCTTCAATCCCTGCGCGCCGCAACACTGCAACTCCACAAGACGTTGCTGCAGCGGGCGCAAGACGCGAGAGATTCATGA
- a CDS encoding Nudix family hydrolase, translating into MSKTERRLIHVAAAVILDGDQRILLARRPDDKHQGGLWEFPGGKVEAGEPVRDALDRELFEELGIRVRSARPLIQIPHHYADKSVLLDVFVVDRFDGQAHGREGQPVRWVSAQQLSDYSFPAANRPIVAAAQLPARMLITGTATDAADYLARTERALACGLRWVMLRAPELAEADFCELYRQLLPLCDAAGATLGVNCDLALANRLGAQALHLNRHRLAQLGTRDAFKGEWLSASCHDAAELARAAELQLDFVTLSPVAHTDSHPDTRPLGWQGFADLCGEATLPVYALGGMGDKDLDAAWARGAQGVAAISEWWGC; encoded by the coding sequence ATGAGCAAAACAGAACGGCGTCTGATTCACGTTGCCGCGGCTGTGATTCTGGATGGGGATCAGCGTATCCTGCTGGCCCGCCGGCCCGACGACAAGCACCAGGGCGGGCTCTGGGAGTTTCCCGGTGGCAAGGTTGAAGCGGGAGAGCCGGTGCGCGATGCGCTGGATCGCGAACTCTTTGAGGAGCTCGGCATTCGCGTGCGCAGCGCCCGTCCTCTGATTCAGATTCCGCACCATTACGCCGACAAGTCGGTGCTGCTGGATGTATTTGTGGTGGATCGATTTGATGGCCAGGCCCATGGCCGCGAAGGCCAGCCGGTGCGCTGGGTCAGTGCGCAGCAGTTGTCCGATTACAGCTTCCCGGCTGCCAACAGACCTATAGTTGCGGCGGCCCAGCTGCCTGCTCGCATGTTGATTACCGGTACCGCTACGGATGCTGCAGACTATCTGGCCCGTACCGAGCGTGCGCTGGCCTGTGGGCTGCGCTGGGTCATGTTGCGGGCACCGGAACTGGCTGAGGCGGACTTCTGCGAGCTGTATCGGCAGCTGCTGCCGCTCTGTGATGCTGCGGGGGCAACGCTTGGCGTGAATTGTGATCTGGCGCTGGCGAACCGCCTGGGAGCTCAGGCGCTACATCTGAATCGTCATCGTCTGGCGCAACTGGGTACGCGTGATGCGTTTAAAGGCGAGTGGCTCAGTGCCTCCTGCCACGACGCTGCAGAGCTTGCGCGTGCCGCTGAATTGCAGCTGGATTTTGTGACCCTGTCGCCGGTGGCGCACACGGATTCACATCCTGATACCCGACCGCTTGGCTGGCAGGGCTTTGCCGACCTGTGTGGCGAGGCGACCTTGCCGGTCTATGCGCTGGGCGGAATGGGCGATAAGGATCTGGATGCAGCCTGGGCTCGAGGAGCCCAGGGCGTGGCGGCCATCAGCGAATGGTGGGGCTGCTAG
- the yacG gene encoding DNA gyrase inhibitor YacG encodes MTISQPKTSGKPKTIKCPQCGKPSVWSPENSFRPFCSERCKLIDLGTWANEEYRIPTAPSEDDYSTGMDDDERPHTPTRH; translated from the coding sequence ATGACGATTAGCCAGCCAAAAACCAGCGGCAAGCCAAAGACCATCAAGTGCCCGCAGTGCGGCAAGCCCAGTGTATGGAGCCCCGAAAACAGTTTCCGGCCGTTTTGCAGCGAGCGCTGCAAGCTGATCGACCTTGGCACCTGGGCTAACGAGGAATACCGCATTCCCACCGCGCCCTCGGAAGACGACTACAGCACCGGCATGGACGATGACGAGCGCCCCCATACGCCTACACGGCACTAG